In Carya illinoinensis cultivar Pawnee chromosome 6, C.illinoinensisPawnee_v1, whole genome shotgun sequence, a single genomic region encodes these proteins:
- the LOC122313972 gene encoding carbonic anhydrase 2-like isoform X2 yields MAGSFRKCRMLCCSGKVLSSEDMATESYEEAIAGLTKLLSAKADLGDIAAAKIKQITAELETAGSNQFDPVERIKTGFVHFKKEKLEKNPALYGELAKGQSPKFLVFACSDSRVCPSHILNFQPGEAFVVRNIANMVPPFDKNKYSGAGAAIEYAVLHLKVEFIVVMGHSCCGGIKGLMSIPDDGTTASEFIEHWVKICSPAKTKVKTEYSELSFHEQCTNCEKEAVNVSLGNLLTYPFVREGVVNNTLALKGAHYDFVKGAFQLWDLHFKIMPTLSA; encoded by the exons ATGGCAGGGTCGTTTAGAAAGTGCAGGATGCTGTGTTGTTCAGGCAAGGTCTTATCT AGCGAAGACATGGCTACGGAGTCGTACGAGGAGGCCATTGCAGGACTCACGAAGCTTCTCAG TGCGAAAGCTGACCTTGGAGATATCGCCGCCGCAAAGATCAAACAGATAACGGCGGAGTTGGAGACGGCTGGTTCAAATCAGTTTGATCCAGTCGAGAGGATCAAAACCGGCTTCGTCcactttaagaaagaaaaacttgA GAAGAATCCTGCTTTGTACGGTGAACTTGCCAAAGGCCAGAGTCCCAAG TTTTTGGTATTTGCATGCTCAGACTCTCGCGTTTGTCCCTCCCACATTCTGAATTTCCAACCGGGAGAGGCCTTTGTGGTTCGCAACATAGCCAACATGGTCCCGCCCTTTGACAAG AATAAATACTCAGGCGCAGGGGCGGCCATTGAATATGCAGTGTTGCATCTGAAG GTGGAATTTATTGTGGTCATGGGACACAGCTGCTGTGGTGGTATAAAGGGGCTCATGTCTATACCGGACGATGGGACCACTGCGAG TGAATTTATCGAGCATTGGGTCAAAATCTGCTCCCCCGCAAAGACCAAGGTTAAGACCGAATACAGTGAGTTAAGTTTCCATGAGCAGTGCACCAATTGTGAGAAG GAAGCTGTGAATGTATCACTGGGAAACTTACTGACATATCCGTTTGTGAGAGAAGGTGTGGTGAATAATACACTGGCTCTCAAGGGTGCACACTACGACTTTGTCAAAGGAGCTTTTCAACTCTGGGATCTTCACTTCAAAATTATGCCCACCCTGTCTGCATGA
- the LOC122313972 gene encoding carbonic anhydrase 2-like isoform X1 — MAGSFRKCRMLCCSGKVLSSEDMATESYEEAIAGLTKLLRCAKADLGDIAAAKIKQITAELETAGSNQFDPVERIKTGFVHFKKEKLEKNPALYGELAKGQSPKFLVFACSDSRVCPSHILNFQPGEAFVVRNIANMVPPFDKNKYSGAGAAIEYAVLHLKVEFIVVMGHSCCGGIKGLMSIPDDGTTASEFIEHWVKICSPAKTKVKTEYSELSFHEQCTNCEKEAVNVSLGNLLTYPFVREGVVNNTLALKGAHYDFVKGAFQLWDLHFKIMPTLSA; from the exons ATGGCAGGGTCGTTTAGAAAGTGCAGGATGCTGTGTTGTTCAGGCAAGGTCTTATCT AGCGAAGACATGGCTACGGAGTCGTACGAGGAGGCCATTGCAGGACTCACGAAGCTTCTCAGGTG TGCGAAAGCTGACCTTGGAGATATCGCCGCCGCAAAGATCAAACAGATAACGGCGGAGTTGGAGACGGCTGGTTCAAATCAGTTTGATCCAGTCGAGAGGATCAAAACCGGCTTCGTCcactttaagaaagaaaaacttgA GAAGAATCCTGCTTTGTACGGTGAACTTGCCAAAGGCCAGAGTCCCAAG TTTTTGGTATTTGCATGCTCAGACTCTCGCGTTTGTCCCTCCCACATTCTGAATTTCCAACCGGGAGAGGCCTTTGTGGTTCGCAACATAGCCAACATGGTCCCGCCCTTTGACAAG AATAAATACTCAGGCGCAGGGGCGGCCATTGAATATGCAGTGTTGCATCTGAAG GTGGAATTTATTGTGGTCATGGGACACAGCTGCTGTGGTGGTATAAAGGGGCTCATGTCTATACCGGACGATGGGACCACTGCGAG TGAATTTATCGAGCATTGGGTCAAAATCTGCTCCCCCGCAAAGACCAAGGTTAAGACCGAATACAGTGAGTTAAGTTTCCATGAGCAGTGCACCAATTGTGAGAAG GAAGCTGTGAATGTATCACTGGGAAACTTACTGACATATCCGTTTGTGAGAGAAGGTGTGGTGAATAATACACTGGCTCTCAAGGGTGCACACTACGACTTTGTCAAAGGAGCTTTTCAACTCTGGGATCTTCACTTCAAAATTATGCCCACCCTGTCTGCATGA
- the LOC122313972 gene encoding carbonic anhydrase 2-like isoform X4 has product MATESYEEAIAGLTKLLSAKADLGDIAAAKIKQITAELETAGSNQFDPVERIKTGFVHFKKEKLEKNPALYGELAKGQSPKFLVFACSDSRVCPSHILNFQPGEAFVVRNIANMVPPFDKNKYSGAGAAIEYAVLHLKVEFIVVMGHSCCGGIKGLMSIPDDGTTASEFIEHWVKICSPAKTKVKTEYSELSFHEQCTNCEKEAVNVSLGNLLTYPFVREGVVNNTLALKGAHYDFVKGAFQLWDLHFKIMPTLSA; this is encoded by the exons ATGGCTACGGAGTCGTACGAGGAGGCCATTGCAGGACTCACGAAGCTTCTCAG TGCGAAAGCTGACCTTGGAGATATCGCCGCCGCAAAGATCAAACAGATAACGGCGGAGTTGGAGACGGCTGGTTCAAATCAGTTTGATCCAGTCGAGAGGATCAAAACCGGCTTCGTCcactttaagaaagaaaaacttgA GAAGAATCCTGCTTTGTACGGTGAACTTGCCAAAGGCCAGAGTCCCAAG TTTTTGGTATTTGCATGCTCAGACTCTCGCGTTTGTCCCTCCCACATTCTGAATTTCCAACCGGGAGAGGCCTTTGTGGTTCGCAACATAGCCAACATGGTCCCGCCCTTTGACAAG AATAAATACTCAGGCGCAGGGGCGGCCATTGAATATGCAGTGTTGCATCTGAAG GTGGAATTTATTGTGGTCATGGGACACAGCTGCTGTGGTGGTATAAAGGGGCTCATGTCTATACCGGACGATGGGACCACTGCGAG TGAATTTATCGAGCATTGGGTCAAAATCTGCTCCCCCGCAAAGACCAAGGTTAAGACCGAATACAGTGAGTTAAGTTTCCATGAGCAGTGCACCAATTGTGAGAAG GAAGCTGTGAATGTATCACTGGGAAACTTACTGACATATCCGTTTGTGAGAGAAGGTGTGGTGAATAATACACTGGCTCTCAAGGGTGCACACTACGACTTTGTCAAAGGAGCTTTTCAACTCTGGGATCTTCACTTCAAAATTATGCCCACCCTGTCTGCATGA
- the LOC122313972 gene encoding carbonic anhydrase 2-like isoform X3, whose protein sequence is MATESYEEAIAGLTKLLRCAKADLGDIAAAKIKQITAELETAGSNQFDPVERIKTGFVHFKKEKLEKNPALYGELAKGQSPKFLVFACSDSRVCPSHILNFQPGEAFVVRNIANMVPPFDKNKYSGAGAAIEYAVLHLKVEFIVVMGHSCCGGIKGLMSIPDDGTTASEFIEHWVKICSPAKTKVKTEYSELSFHEQCTNCEKEAVNVSLGNLLTYPFVREGVVNNTLALKGAHYDFVKGAFQLWDLHFKIMPTLSA, encoded by the exons ATGGCTACGGAGTCGTACGAGGAGGCCATTGCAGGACTCACGAAGCTTCTCAGGTG TGCGAAAGCTGACCTTGGAGATATCGCCGCCGCAAAGATCAAACAGATAACGGCGGAGTTGGAGACGGCTGGTTCAAATCAGTTTGATCCAGTCGAGAGGATCAAAACCGGCTTCGTCcactttaagaaagaaaaacttgA GAAGAATCCTGCTTTGTACGGTGAACTTGCCAAAGGCCAGAGTCCCAAG TTTTTGGTATTTGCATGCTCAGACTCTCGCGTTTGTCCCTCCCACATTCTGAATTTCCAACCGGGAGAGGCCTTTGTGGTTCGCAACATAGCCAACATGGTCCCGCCCTTTGACAAG AATAAATACTCAGGCGCAGGGGCGGCCATTGAATATGCAGTGTTGCATCTGAAG GTGGAATTTATTGTGGTCATGGGACACAGCTGCTGTGGTGGTATAAAGGGGCTCATGTCTATACCGGACGATGGGACCACTGCGAG TGAATTTATCGAGCATTGGGTCAAAATCTGCTCCCCCGCAAAGACCAAGGTTAAGACCGAATACAGTGAGTTAAGTTTCCATGAGCAGTGCACCAATTGTGAGAAG GAAGCTGTGAATGTATCACTGGGAAACTTACTGACATATCCGTTTGTGAGAGAAGGTGTGGTGAATAATACACTGGCTCTCAAGGGTGCACACTACGACTTTGTCAAAGGAGCTTTTCAACTCTGGGATCTTCACTTCAAAATTATGCCCACCCTGTCTGCATGA
- the LOC122312926 gene encoding death domain-associated protein 6-like — MRKGSVLSLSPSVDLYPPSTPRYAQVAAKVGDDFSTKLKFKAFGSESEEPVDEGCSKGKDLDELVTDESAGAPADENVEFRDESAGAGENGEEEEEAAHDDDDDEDFSFACMNPDGSPISADDVFVDGQIRSVYPIFNRDLLFTEGYDGDSKAKDATSSLRPPLRKLFVGERGPPRPLSSSESEKLEGEGPYCVWSGKAVEASPQELSNKSNSTGFSKLRRFRDLVLRSNSDGHDAFVFLSHPSGGVKPTNETTASTKNNNVEKARVSAGGVKAQSKGQGSKGGATASSAHEKHYMRNRARREGDKRKSYLPYRQDLVGFFTNVNGFSRNVHPF; from the coding sequence atgcgTAAGGGTTCTGTATTATCCTTGTCTCCCAGCGTTGATCTTTATCCACCTTCAACCCCGCGATATGCACAAGTCGCCGCCAAAGTTGGCGATGATTTTAGTACAAAGCTGAAATTCAAGGCTTTCGGTTCCGAGTCTGAGGAGCCGGTAGATGAAGGATGCTCAAAAGGCAAAGATTTGGATGAGTTGGTTACTGATGAATCGGCGGGAGCACCCGCCGACGAAAATGTTGAATTTCGAGATGAATCTGCGGGAGCAGGTGAAAAtggtgaagaggaagaagaagcagcacatgatgatgatgatgatgaggattTCTCTTTCGCTTGCATGAATCCCGACGGATCTCCGATTTCCGCGGATGATGTATTCGTCGATGGCCAGATCCGCTCGGTGTACCCTATCTTCAATCGAGATCTTCTATTCACCGAAGGTTACGACGGCGATTCGAAGGCCAAGGACGCTACGTCCTCTCTCCGACCGCCGCTGAGGAAGCTTTTCGTGGGAGAGCGAGGTCCTCCGCGGCCGTTGTCATCCTCCGAATCAGAGAAACTGGAGGGCGAGGGTCCGTACTGCGTGTGGTCCGGTAAGGCGGTGGAGGCTTCTCCGCAGGAGCTTTCCAATAAGAGCAACTCCACGGGGTTCTCTAAGCTGCGGAGGTTCCGAGACTTGGTCCTGCGAAGCAACAGCGACGGCCACGACGCGTTCGTGTTTCTGAGCCACCCATCCGGAGGCGTAAAGCCGACAAACGAAACGACGGCGAGTACAAAGAACAACAACGTTGAGAAGGCGAGGGTATCGGCCGGTGGTGTGAAAGCGCAATCGAAAGGGCAGGGTTCGAAGGGTGGCGCAACGGCATCGTCGGCGCACGAGAAACATTACATGAGGAATAGGGCGAGAAGGGAGGGAGATAAGCGGAAATCGTATTTGCCATACAGGCAGGATCTGGTGGGCTTTTTCACAAATGTGAACGGGTTTAGCAGAAATGTCCATCCTTTCTAA